The Denitrificimonas caeni genome has a segment encoding these proteins:
- a CDS encoding diaminopimelate dehydrogenase, translating to MSHRIRVAIAGYGNLGRGVEAALAQNPDMRLVGVFSRREPSSVKLLDSSTPVYAMADIEQYQDDVDVMILCGGSKSDLPEQGPYLAKFFNTVDSFDTHAKVPEYYEALDQSARDAGRVAMLSVGWDPGLFSLNRLYGEAILPEGETYTFWGKGLSQGHSDAVRRVPGVQSAVQYTLPSENAMARVRAGEQPELSTREKHTRECFVVLAEGADADVVRESIVSMPDYFADYDTVVNFIDQETFKTEHSSMPHGGFVIRSGNTGVNTKQTIEYSLALGSNPEFTSSVLVAYARAVHRLARLNDIGAKTVFDIAPGLLSPKSPAQLRKELL from the coding sequence ATGTCTCATCGAATCAGAGTAGCAATTGCTGGTTATGGCAATTTAGGACGTGGCGTTGAAGCAGCGCTGGCGCAAAACCCAGACATGCGTTTGGTTGGTGTGTTCAGCCGTCGTGAACCTAGTAGCGTGAAACTGTTAGATAGCAGTACGCCGGTTTATGCCATGGCTGATATCGAACAATATCAAGATGATGTGGATGTGATGATTTTGTGTGGCGGATCCAAGTCTGATCTGCCAGAGCAAGGCCCTTATTTAGCTAAGTTTTTTAACACTGTCGACAGCTTTGATACTCACGCTAAAGTGCCTGAGTATTATGAGGCGTTGGATCAATCAGCCCGTGATGCCGGCCGTGTAGCCATGTTATCGGTGGGTTGGGATCCAGGTCTGTTCTCACTGAACCGTTTATATGGCGAAGCTATTTTGCCGGAAGGTGAAACCTATACATTTTGGGGCAAAGGTTTAAGTCAGGGGCATTCTGATGCAGTGCGTCGTGTACCGGGAGTACAGTCCGCTGTGCAATATACGCTGCCCTCTGAAAATGCCATGGCGCGAGTACGTGCCGGTGAGCAACCCGAGCTGAGTACCCGTGAAAAGCATACCCGCGAGTGCTTTGTGGTGTTGGCCGAGGGTGCTGATGCTGATGTGGTGCGCGAGAGCATTGTCAGCATGCCCGACTACTTTGCGGACTACGACACTGTGGTCAACTTTATTGATCAAGAAACCTTCAAGACAGAACACAGCAGCATGCCCCATGGCGGCTTTGTCATTCGCAGCGGTAACACCGGTGTGAATACCAAGCAAACCATTGAGTACTCATTGGCGCTGGGCAGTAACCCAGAGTTTACCTCCAGTGTGCTGGTGGCCTATGCGCGTGCGGTGCATCGTCTAGCGCGTTTAAATGATATTGGCGCGAAAACTGTATTTGATATTGCTCCAGGTTTGTTGTC